A genome region from Vibrio tapetis subsp. tapetis includes the following:
- a CDS encoding transposase — MLARRWQYLTDELHTIDKALRKLTKESASTLMEQFGVGPCVAATLLVTTGDTPQRIGKESAFAALCGASPLQASLGKTSRHRLDRGGSREANNALWTVAL; from the coding sequence ATGCTAGCTCGTCGATGGCAATATCTGACTGATGAACTCCATACAATAGACAAAGCATTACGAAAGCTCACTAAAGAAAGTGCCTCTACATTAATGGAGCAATTTGGTGTTGGACCATGCGTAGCAGCAACACTGCTGGTAACAACAGGTGATACCCCTCAGCGGATAGGCAAAGAGTCTGCTTTTGCAGCTCTCTGTGGAGCTAGTCCACTACAAGCTTCATTAGGAAAGACGTCCCGACACCGATTAGACCGTGGTGGCTCAAGAGAGGCCAATAATGCATTATGGACTGTAGCTTTATAA
- a CDS encoding lytic polysaccharide monooxygenase produces the protein MLSSLPSIANAHGWSEFPSARQNTCYEQGGIWSGIPPNAACAQAKDTSGTYPFTERNEYSKNVLDFKNINAVKAAIPDGTLCYANDSQKRGMGTPHTGWTRTELSTGIFEYIFNASAAHSPSFWELYLTKPNADLNKGLAWRDLELIQKEENVPLNSGKYRFNVTIPSDRSGDAILFVRWQRIDAAGEGFYNCSDITITGGETLPTEPTPQTDLVRADLFVSKQFGTPKVGDTVKFDIINKYGEVARSFDIVIDEANVNEWARLLASEINGWHEEFKNGAVFIGDWHDEMQHYMYFQKELSRNFFHSKDSSVSGQLTLIEGVGVEPLKGDIYELVKSDNVVNTGDKIVIVTSEVVTLTQTQGTAVSIKNNGTASILVDTTLITENETLSFIASSVESESVKTFTFEVIAEDVGVTPDLTSSVDEYVGVTPDLTSSVDEYVGVTPDLTSSVDEYDFVFPSGTKTYTAGTKVLASDGNIYQCKVFPYSGYCGQWSERETQFEPATGSNWSLAWDKVN, from the coding sequence ATGCTATCGAGCCTACCGTCAATTGCAAACGCTCATGGATGGTCTGAATTTCCAAGTGCACGTCAGAATACGTGTTACGAGCAAGGCGGTATTTGGTCGGGCATACCACCTAATGCCGCGTGTGCTCAAGCTAAGGATACTTCAGGTACATATCCGTTCACTGAACGTAACGAATACTCAAAAAATGTCTTAGATTTCAAAAATATAAATGCTGTAAAGGCTGCGATTCCTGATGGCACTTTGTGTTATGCTAACGATTCGCAAAAGCGCGGCATGGGTACTCCTCATACCGGTTGGACGCGTACAGAGCTGAGCACAGGTATATTTGAATATATATTCAATGCGAGTGCGGCACACAGCCCTTCTTTTTGGGAGTTATACCTAACAAAACCAAACGCGGACCTAAACAAAGGCCTAGCGTGGCGAGATTTAGAACTTATCCAGAAAGAGGAAAATGTTCCGCTAAACAGTGGCAAGTATCGCTTTAACGTGACGATCCCTTCTGACCGATCTGGCGACGCGATTCTATTTGTTCGTTGGCAGCGTATCGATGCAGCAGGTGAAGGTTTCTACAACTGTTCAGATATCACTATTACAGGCGGTGAGACTCTTCCGACAGAGCCTACACCACAAACTGATCTAGTACGTGCTGACCTGTTTGTTTCAAAACAGTTTGGAACGCCGAAGGTTGGTGATACCGTTAAGTTCGATATTATTAACAAGTACGGTGAAGTTGCGCGCAGCTTCGACATCGTAATCGATGAGGCAAACGTTAACGAATGGGCTCGCTTGTTGGCTTCCGAAATTAACGGCTGGCATGAAGAGTTTAAAAATGGTGCAGTGTTCATTGGTGATTGGCATGATGAAATGCAGCACTATATGTACTTCCAAAAAGAGCTTTCACGTAATTTCTTTCATTCAAAGGATAGCAGTGTATCAGGTCAACTGACACTGATTGAAGGTGTTGGTGTTGAGCCATTAAAAGGAGATATCTACGAGTTAGTGAAGAGTGATAACGTAGTTAATACTGGTGATAAAATTGTGATTGTAACAAGCGAAGTTGTGACTCTAACACAGACACAAGGCACTGCAGTCAGCATTAAAAACAACGGCACTGCGTCAATTTTAGTTGATACTACTTTAATTACAGAGAATGAAACCTTGTCATTTATCGCTAGCTCGGTTGAGAGCGAGAGTGTGAAAACCTTCACGTTCGAAGTGATCGCTGAGGACGTCGGTGTAACACCAGACCTAACATCGTCAGTCGACGAGTACGTCGGTGTAACACCAGACCTAACATCGTCAGTCGACGAGTACGTCGGTGTAACACCAGACCTAACATCGTCAGTCGACGAGTACGATTTCGTCTTCCCTAGCGGCACTAAAACTTATACGGCAGGAACCAAGGTGCTTGCCAGTGATGGTAACATCTATCAATGTAAAGTGTTCCCATATTCCGGCTATTGCGGGCAGTGGTCTGAAAGAGAGACCCAATTTGAACCTGCAACGGGATCTAATTGGTCATTGGCTTGGGACAAAGTCAACTAG
- a CDS encoding IS6 family transposase has translation MTNPAFKWKHFAPEIILWCLRWYGSTPMSYANLSDMLAERGVSVNRSTIYRWFIEYAPALRKKLRGHQFIRTDSSWQLDETYVKVKGKWHYLYRAINKQGETLDFYFSQKRNKNAAYQFLKRCLRYYDVDTQPKTLNTDKHSSYAHAISRLKKEGRLRADVEHRQVKSLNNGIESDHSPIKKLVVSTGGFKIRKRAWSTIEGFESLRMLNKGQFDFWLRHDERKTLVRERSAFMNRLFNVEVVYQ, from the coding sequence ATGACCAATCCCGCATTCAAATGGAAACACTTTGCCCCTGAAATCATTCTTTGGTGCCTTCGTTGGTATGGTTCGACCCCAATGAGCTACGCCAACCTCAGCGACATGCTGGCAGAACGAGGGGTTTCGGTTAATCGTTCGACCATTTATCGTTGGTTCATTGAATATGCCCCTGCATTACGCAAGAAGTTACGCGGCCATCAGTTCATCCGTACAGACTCTTCGTGGCAGCTCGATGAAACCTACGTCAAGGTGAAAGGGAAATGGCACTATCTGTATCGAGCTATCAACAAGCAAGGAGAAACACTGGACTTCTATTTCTCCCAAAAACGTAATAAAAACGCGGCTTATCAGTTCTTGAAACGGTGCCTAAGATATTATGATGTAGACACTCAGCCTAAGACCTTGAACACGGACAAGCATTCCTCGTATGCTCATGCTATTTCGCGCCTGAAGAAGGAGGGGCGGCTGCGAGCGGATGTCGAACACCGGCAAGTGAAGTCTCTCAATAATGGGATCGAGTCTGATCACTCCCCCATCAAGAAGCTCGTTGTCAGCACAGGCGGTTTTAAAATACGAAAGCGAGCCTGGTCAACTATCGAGGGATTCGAATCATTGCGAATGTTGAACAAAGGCCAGTTTGATTTCTGGTTACGTCATGATGAGCGTAAAACGCTTGTTCGGGAGAGATCCGCCTTCATGAATCGTCTCTTCAATGTTGAGGTGGTTTACCAGTAA
- a CDS encoding ParB/RepB/Spo0J family partition protein, with protein MNAINPISAPSNRQDATSVSPLDTQATAQNDASIVMLPVSQLVVSDLNVRKSKASKADDESLQASILAHGVIQNLVALPCESGRYPVISGGRRLTQLQALVELNKITPEHLVPVKILNASTVSHDATEISLTENVTRASMHPVDEFEAYSKRVEDGATVAEVAQRFGKTQRYVHQRMKLAAVESAILEAYREGNVSLERVMLFTLASPERQRDVWEQVKEKSWYSEHQVRHMLKESALEASSGLVTFVGQASYEQAGGMVTTDLFSDKIYFEDRALMESLAMAKIQLEADKLSAQGWKWTEILLTRTHDESRGYVELTGNQGKYKKAEKALAGCILALGHNGDICIIKGLVAKSERKALKALQAEYAKKANREEGVELGEGLSDVVASEPTYSGALTDDLNAHRLVIAKHALMQNTSLALDALHFSLCLKAQNQYLNAPINVTLNHSAVEPKQGDFNENKALERIEQHKQSLDMTWYEASGEHERFQAFVALDSEEKHKQVAFATSLMLVPCLVGDNRSTHDFLYQALAFDAPDYWRPTTDSFIKRINKEALIDIARPVMSETWLQSAQSLKKSDLVKQLTIWLNGGDNSLTEPQRAHFAQWMPVGF; from the coding sequence TTAAACGTGCGAAAGAGCAAAGCCAGTAAAGCCGATGATGAATCTCTACAAGCGTCCATCTTGGCGCATGGCGTCATTCAAAACTTGGTCGCGCTGCCTTGTGAGTCAGGTCGGTATCCTGTTATCAGTGGGGGTCGTCGTTTAACTCAACTTCAAGCGCTGGTTGAATTAAATAAAATCACACCTGAGCACCTTGTGCCCGTTAAAATCTTAAATGCGTCCACCGTGTCGCACGATGCCACTGAAATCTCATTGACTGAAAACGTCACACGCGCCTCGATGCACCCAGTGGATGAGTTTGAGGCGTACTCAAAAAGAGTCGAAGACGGCGCAACCGTGGCCGAAGTCGCGCAACGCTTTGGTAAAACACAACGTTACGTGCATCAGCGCATGAAATTAGCGGCGGTCGAGTCGGCTATCCTTGAAGCATACCGCGAGGGCAACGTCTCTCTTGAGCGTGTCATGTTATTCACCCTTGCCAGTCCAGAGCGTCAACGTGACGTGTGGGAACAAGTGAAAGAGAAGTCTTGGTATTCTGAACATCAAGTACGCCACATGCTTAAAGAATCCGCATTGGAAGCGTCAAGCGGACTCGTCACGTTTGTTGGTCAAGCGTCTTACGAACAAGCAGGGGGGATGGTCACCACGGATTTGTTTTCTGACAAAATCTATTTTGAAGACCGCGCCTTAATGGAATCGCTTGCGATGGCTAAGATACAACTTGAAGCGGATAAACTGAGCGCGCAGGGCTGGAAATGGACCGAAATACTGCTCACACGCACTCACGATGAATCGCGTGGCTATGTTGAACTGACGGGGAATCAAGGTAAATATAAGAAAGCCGAGAAAGCGTTAGCAGGGTGCATTCTCGCGTTAGGTCACAACGGGGATATCTGTATCATTAAAGGTTTGGTGGCGAAATCCGAACGTAAAGCGCTCAAAGCCTTGCAAGCCGAATATGCCAAGAAAGCAAACCGTGAGGAGGGCGTCGAACTAGGAGAGGGTTTAAGTGACGTTGTCGCGTCAGAGCCAACCTATTCCGGCGCACTTACTGACGATTTGAACGCGCACCGCCTTGTTATCGCAAAACATGCCTTGATGCAAAATACATCACTTGCGCTCGATGCGCTTCACTTCTCTTTGTGCTTGAAAGCCCAAAATCAGTACTTGAATGCGCCCATTAATGTCACCCTAAATCACAGCGCTGTTGAGCCAAAGCAAGGGGATTTTAATGAGAACAAAGCACTTGAGCGTATCGAGCAGCACAAGCAAAGTTTGGACATGACGTGGTATGAGGCAAGCGGTGAGCACGAACGATTTCAAGCGTTCGTTGCCCTCGATAGTGAAGAAAAACACAAGCAAGTGGCGTTCGCCACGTCATTAATGCTCGTGCCTTGTCTGGTTGGGGATAACCGCTCCACTCATGATTTCCTCTATCAAGCGCTGGCCTTTGACGCCCCCGATTACTGGCGACCAACCACGGACAGCTTCATCAAACGCATCAACAAAGAGGCGCTGATTGACATTGCCCGTCCTGTGATGTCAGAAACGTGGTTACAGAGCGCCCAATCGCTCAAGAAGAGTGATTTGGTGAAGCAATTAACTATCTGGCTTAATGGGGGAGACAACTCACTGACAGAGCCACAGAGGGCGCATTTCGCTCAGTGGATGCCCGTGGGCTTTTAA
- a CDS encoding type I restriction endonuclease subunit M, whose translation MSELEFTIENKKTEAEQYVCSAQPFELGAVVMTQGVKMLLSDNIGANLRIYLMRHQNGDWGNMPIEDKIANDEATKIGARIMSGYQICNQRIWIITEGDRSVTTVLFPFEY comes from the coding sequence ATGAGCGAACTAGAGTTTACAATAGAAAACAAAAAAACGGAAGCAGAGCAGTATGTGTGCAGCGCCCAACCTTTCGAATTGGGAGCGGTGGTGATGACTCAAGGCGTAAAAATGTTATTGAGTGACAACATCGGAGCCAATTTACGTATTTACTTAATGCGTCATCAAAATGGGGATTGGGGAAATATGCCAATAGAAGATAAAATTGCCAATGATGAAGCGACAAAAATAGGCGCTCGTATCATGTCAGGTTATCAAATTTGCAATCAAAGGATTTGGATTATTACCGAAGGCGATCGAAGTGTGACCACCGTATTATTCCCGTTCGAATACTAA
- a CDS encoding ATP-binding protein has translation MNSLNHELPDAPHPLIQCLTKLGLALSQEHVERLSSFTSLYLHERLAVYLTEQGVPFSATAIQEESDLELLSPPCLVHWNLHHCVVVIDVSVQGLLVWDPYLGERHYRCMEFFDLYEKPGYVNYVLSLGEPHSRPSPLAQVCKREQAQERTLDKHLVSLALMISSVGKRPTRALLRLLTGWWDRCVQPDIFAAPRHNIQRMLACSNEQARHLARDNLAQLAINMGYTAHLLRKLRRPRSVEWAHRVFSAPLSTPQSPFIGQCIIELLHQFDPISAVYSVLQNLPSDRDVVVYGNPWDDTMITVCHQAFADQGHERTLEILPPAGKHSFFKLLKRARAGAHIIMFADGNPLLVSDEASGLQVARSFTACTMWHHRAFVTNTGALLADKTAANLHVAGLVERDRLTLEVTPIPTQHLSREAIVQAKADAMCRLIEISPQGWWFWRNAEVYFHEYHAALECQ, from the coding sequence ATGAACTCACTCAATCATGAGTTGCCCGACGCGCCACACCCATTGATTCAGTGTCTAACTAAACTAGGGCTCGCTCTCTCCCAAGAGCACGTTGAACGCCTGTCTTCGTTTACCTCGTTGTACCTGCACGAACGCTTAGCGGTGTATTTGACGGAACAAGGCGTACCCTTTTCCGCTACCGCAATTCAGGAGGAGTCGGATCTGGAGTTGTTGTCGCCGCCATGTCTGGTTCACTGGAACTTGCACCACTGCGTTGTCGTCATCGATGTCTCCGTTCAGGGACTGCTGGTGTGGGATCCGTACTTAGGTGAGCGACATTATCGCTGCATGGAATTTTTCGATCTATATGAAAAGCCCGGTTACGTCAACTACGTCCTATCGCTAGGCGAGCCCCACTCACGTCCCTCACCACTGGCGCAAGTCTGCAAGCGAGAGCAAGCCCAAGAGCGCACGCTGGACAAGCACTTAGTTTCATTGGCCTTGATGATATCGTCTGTTGGCAAACGCCCGACCCGCGCGCTCCTTCGCTTGCTGACTGGGTGGTGGGATCGATGCGTTCAACCTGATATTTTTGCTGCGCCACGACACAATATTCAGCGCATGCTTGCGTGTTCCAACGAACAAGCACGCCACCTGGCCAGAGACAACTTAGCGCAACTGGCGATCAATATGGGCTACACCGCTCATCTATTGCGGAAGTTGCGCCGTCCTCGCTCAGTTGAGTGGGCACACCGCGTCTTCTCGGCTCCGCTGTCTACTCCTCAATCACCGTTTATCGGTCAGTGTATCATTGAGTTACTCCACCAGTTTGATCCGATTAGCGCCGTATACAGCGTGCTGCAAAATCTGCCCTCTGATCGGGATGTGGTGGTCTACGGTAACCCTTGGGATGACACCATGATCACTGTGTGTCACCAAGCATTCGCTGACCAAGGCCATGAACGCACATTGGAGATCTTGCCTCCCGCAGGTAAACACTCTTTTTTCAAACTGCTCAAGCGGGCTCGGGCAGGTGCACACATCATTATGTTTGCCGATGGCAATCCGTTGCTTGTTTCAGACGAGGCGTCAGGTCTCCAGGTGGCACGCTCATTCACGGCGTGTACGATGTGGCATCACCGCGCCTTTGTCACCAATACAGGAGCTTTGCTGGCCGACAAAACGGCGGCCAATTTGCACGTCGCCGGACTGGTCGAGCGGGATCGCTTAACTCTGGAGGTGACGCCCATCCCGACGCAGCACCTGTCACGCGAGGCCATAGTGCAAGCCAAGGCCGACGCCATGTGTCGATTGATAGAAATAAGCCCACAAGGTTGGTGGTTTTGGCGTAACGCCGAGGTCTACTTTCATGAATATCACGCCGCTTTGGAGTGCCAATGA